In a genomic window of Polycladomyces abyssicola:
- a CDS encoding RtcB family protein, producing MTEFIRDHGSNHKEVRLPHGQLHVFANDEVFSALDHKVYQMADNNLRIPRNVYMSYTPDAHVGIGTCIGTTAVWDLKDGFVSPSIVGSDIGCGMRVHLTPLRKEDIQDKQLRREIIEAIERYVPTNERASSQYKDIRLEDVVTEGLYGLPKRYVPDAYTPKKTRSFTHVEHAKFSFNTDYLDEIPDKMWARAWGQLGTLGGGNHFIEIQSVIIQEENRHIAEKWGLFDGQVVVMIHSGSRAWGGMLGPRYTRDFKKAMELWGVGTPDPNLVYAPINTEQGQRYLNLMYSALNYAVTNRHMIAYGVREGLKDVFGSEFEMPVLYDLMHNYALKEPHRNRGMLVHRKGTTRALPPGHPLNSPAYKETGHPALIPGSMGTSSYIMVGKKEGEKNFYSICHGAGRVRSRRATKETVTVDQFSQSLKVGTEDEILVNQRTLASILDECPQAYKDVDQIIDSVVGANLASVVAQCRPMAVVKGV from the coding sequence ATGACGGAGTTCATTCGAGATCACGGAAGCAACCACAAGGAAGTGCGCTTACCTCACGGACAATTGCATGTGTTTGCCAACGACGAAGTTTTTTCCGCCTTGGATCACAAGGTGTATCAAATGGCAGACAACAATCTGCGGATCCCGCGCAATGTGTACATGAGCTATACACCGGATGCGCATGTAGGCATCGGCACATGTATCGGGACGACCGCCGTCTGGGATTTGAAAGACGGTTTTGTTTCCCCGTCCATCGTCGGTTCGGACATTGGATGCGGGATGCGGGTACATCTCACCCCACTGCGAAAGGAAGATATTCAGGATAAACAATTGCGGCGCGAGATCATCGAGGCGATCGAGCGCTACGTACCGACCAACGAACGCGCCTCGTCGCAATACAAGGACATCCGCTTGGAAGATGTGGTGACGGAAGGGCTGTACGGGCTTCCCAAACGGTATGTGCCTGATGCCTATACCCCCAAGAAAACCCGTTCGTTCACCCATGTGGAACATGCCAAGTTTTCTTTCAACACCGATTATCTCGATGAGATTCCGGACAAAATGTGGGCGCGTGCGTGGGGACAACTGGGTACTCTGGGCGGAGGGAACCATTTCATCGAGATCCAGAGTGTGATCATCCAGGAAGAGAACCGTCACATCGCCGAAAAGTGGGGATTGTTCGACGGTCAGGTGGTGGTCATGATCCATTCGGGTTCCCGGGCATGGGGCGGCATGCTGGGGCCTCGTTATACGCGGGATTTCAAAAAGGCGATGGAGCTGTGGGGTGTAGGAACCCCCGACCCCAACCTGGTGTATGCGCCCATCAATACGGAACAGGGACAACGATATCTTAATCTGATGTACTCCGCGCTCAACTACGCAGTGACCAATCGGCACATGATCGCATACGGGGTGCGCGAAGGATTGAAAGACGTATTCGGTTCCGAATTCGAAATGCCCGTCCTGTACGACCTCATGCACAATTATGCACTGAAGGAGCCGCATCGTAACCGAGGGATGCTCGTCCACCGCAAGGGAACCACTCGTGCGCTGCCACCCGGTCATCCGCTCAATTCCCCGGCGTATAAGGAGACCGGCCACCCCGCACTGATCCCCGGTTCGATGGGCACTTCCTCCTATATCATGGTGGGGAAAAAGGAAGGCGAGAAAAACTTCTATTCCATCTGCCATGGAGCGGGAAGGGTCCGTTCACGAAGGGCCACCAAGGAAACGGTCACGGTGGATCAGTTTTCCCAGTCCCTGAAAGTGGGTACGGAGGATGAGATTTTGGTCAACCAACGTACGCTGGCCTCCATTTTGGACGAATGTCCGCAAGCATACAAGGATGTGGACCAGATCATCGATTCCGTTGTTGGGGCCAATCTGGCTTCCGTCGTTGCCCAATGCCGCCCGATGGCAGTCGTAAAAGGTGTTTGA
- a CDS encoding LacI family DNA-binding transcriptional regulator has translation MSVTIKDIAKRAGVSITTVSRALNGYPDIHPRTRERVLRIADEMNFRPNAVARSLVMKKSKTIGLIISELTCSSSSHHFIFDIIRGVHDQAVLMGYDVILSATSPYQQQEISYMELCTRRQLDGVLLMGVRTDDRYLQEVLDASVPCVLIDVPLVSKTCGHVMVDNVRGARMAVQHLVDLGHRRIGMINGHRQAYVSFDRLKGYRQALEENGLTFDPDQVFDGDFKEDAGIEGVSRLLDRFPDMTALFCASDMIAVGAIRALHQWGKRVPEDVAVVGYDDIDLVRYTHPPLTTVHQPRYQMGTKAAELLVRLLSGGEGEAVVLEPQLMVRESTIR, from the coding sequence ATGTCCGTGACCATTAAAGATATCGCCAAAAGGGCGGGGGTATCGATCACAACCGTGTCGAGAGCGCTGAACGGTTATCCCGACATCCACCCTCGCACGCGGGAGCGGGTGTTGCGCATCGCTGATGAGATGAACTTTCGTCCGAATGCAGTGGCCCGCAGTTTAGTGATGAAAAAATCCAAAACCATTGGTTTGATTATTTCTGAATTGACGTGTTCTTCTTCCAGTCATCATTTCATTTTTGACATTATTCGCGGCGTGCATGATCAAGCGGTATTGATGGGATACGATGTGATTCTGTCTGCGACCAGCCCGTACCAACAGCAGGAGATCTCTTATATGGAACTGTGCACCCGTCGTCAATTGGACGGCGTATTGTTAATGGGTGTCCGAACCGATGACCGATATTTGCAGGAAGTGTTGGATGCTTCGGTGCCTTGCGTGCTGATCGACGTTCCGCTGGTTTCAAAAACATGCGGACACGTGATGGTGGACAACGTTCGAGGGGCTCGTATGGCTGTGCAGCATTTGGTGGATCTCGGGCACCGCCGCATCGGCATGATTAACGGTCACCGGCAGGCCTACGTCAGTTTTGACCGGCTGAAGGGGTATCGTCAGGCATTGGAGGAAAACGGACTGACCTTTGATCCGGATCAGGTGTTTGATGGCGATTTTAAGGAAGACGCTGGCATTGAGGGAGTGAGTCGGTTGCTGGATCGCTTCCCCGACATGACCGCGCTGTTTTGCGCCAGTGACATGATAGCAGTCGGAGCGATCCGGGCACTTCACCAATGGGGAAAACGTGTGCCGGAGGATGTGGCCGTGGTCGGATATGACGACATCGATCTGGTGCGGTATACCCATCCGCCGTTGACGACCGTTCACCAGCCCCGCTATCAAATGGGGACAAAAGCGGCGGAATTATTGGTTCGCCTGTTGTCTGGTGGAGAAGGAGAAGCTGTGGTATTGGAACCGCAGTTGATGGTTCGGGAAAGCACCATCAGGTGA
- a CDS encoding divergent PAP2 family protein gives MHQVLENYPLWASIIAIALAQFLKVLWNYALHRVWDWNWLINTGSMPSGHTAAVTSLATAVGLQEGWDSPAFAITTILAIIVMYDATGVRRHAGMQAQVLNRLMEDFTQLLAEIRRNKINPPQAGVKLKEILGHQPIEVFTGAWFGIFISLLVYWLWFK, from the coding sequence ATGCACCAGGTCCTGGAGAACTACCCGTTGTGGGCGTCCATCATTGCGATTGCTCTTGCGCAATTTTTAAAGGTTTTATGGAATTACGCCCTCCACCGCGTTTGGGATTGGAATTGGTTAATCAACACCGGCAGTATGCCCAGCGGGCACACGGCGGCTGTCACATCTCTCGCAACCGCCGTCGGCCTGCAGGAAGGTTGGGATTCCCCAGCCTTTGCCATCACCACGATCTTGGCCATCATCGTCATGTACGACGCAACCGGCGTCCGTCGTCATGCCGGGATGCAAGCACAGGTATTGAACCGTTTGATGGAGGATTTCACGCAACTGTTGGCAGAAATACGTCGAAACAAAATCAATCCCCCGCAAGCGGGGGTAAAATTGAAGGAAATATTGGGCCATCAGCCCATCGAAGTCTTTACCGGTGCTTGGTTCGGTATCTTCATCTCTCTCCTCGTCTATTGGTTATGGTTTAAATGA
- a CDS encoding YkyA family protein, translating to MRKWWIAWCATLMLTGCSTFADYYAASRLVNEMNPLVQQDAAYLSLMKQFQHLQQQQNQLEDALTGTNKPNVKKAIAVLNLIDRQSHLMQQAAKINQRAWEKLPEIKRLAADIDRKEPRAWARKVTTLWDTRLKLRIQAVNLIQRLLQQEKAYFAQLQQGKRPVQGPDSTLSDRYEQLTQQLNDQTMAFNQAWTTFNYLTTAKPVASRKSQ from the coding sequence GTGCGAAAGTGGTGGATTGCGTGGTGTGCGACGCTGATGCTGACAGGGTGCTCCACCTTTGCCGACTATTATGCAGCAAGCCGCCTTGTCAATGAGATGAATCCCCTCGTACAACAAGACGCTGCGTATCTATCCTTGATGAAACAGTTCCAACACCTGCAACAACAGCAAAATCAACTGGAAGATGCGCTCACCGGAACCAACAAACCAAATGTCAAGAAAGCCATCGCTGTGTTGAATCTGATCGACCGTCAATCTCATTTGATGCAGCAGGCGGCAAAGATCAACCAGAGGGCATGGGAAAAGTTGCCGGAAATCAAACGCTTGGCGGCTGATATCGACAGAAAGGAACCCCGCGCTTGGGCACGCAAAGTGACCACATTATGGGATACCCGACTGAAACTGCGGATTCAAGCCGTCAACCTCATTCAACGGCTTCTTCAGCAGGAAAAAGCGTACTTCGCCCAATTGCAGCAGGGAAAACGGCCGGTACAAGGACCAGACAGCACTCTTAGCGACCGGTACGAACAACTGACCCAGCAGTTGAATGATCAAACCATGGCCTTTAATCAAGCTTGGACCACTTTCAACTACCTCACAACCGCGAAGCCGGTAGCCTCAAGAAAAAGTCAATGA
- a CDS encoding YuiA family protein, which translates to MTTATTLEREDTCLYCGGDGYYQLLLGGSETCESCGGTGKKTQED; encoded by the coding sequence ATGACAACCGCTACTACATTGGAAAGGGAAGATACCTGCCTCTATTGTGGAGGAGATGGATATTACCAACTCCTTCTGGGTGGTTCGGAAACATGCGAATCCTGCGGTGGAACCGGCAAAAAAACGCAGGAGGACTGA
- a CDS encoding ABC transporter substrate-binding protein codes for MKRIVSICPSNTEILCLLGLEDRLVGVDDYSDWPESVKHLPRLGPDLDIDMEKVHSLQPDWVLASLSVPGMEKNVERLRQAGIPHLVLYPKSLKDIPRDIRTVGSVCGVEETAERTATLFEDRIREIRERVPKGQPRPRLYWEWWPKPVFTPGGRNWLTDVSEIVGGINIFGDVDRESVQTDWETVAAREPDYTLIVWTGVRTDRIRKQLITNRPAFRGKRFAREDRVHILDEGWYCRPSPRLLTGIQHLAHILYPDRFTAPDPDRPLAPIAVQP; via the coding sequence ATGAAGCGCATTGTCTCCATTTGTCCCAGTAATACCGAAATCCTCTGTCTCCTCGGTTTGGAAGACCGCCTCGTCGGTGTGGACGATTATTCCGACTGGCCGGAATCAGTCAAACATCTGCCCCGACTTGGTCCGGATTTGGATATTGACATGGAGAAAGTACATTCGCTCCAGCCTGATTGGGTATTGGCTTCCCTCAGTGTCCCTGGGATGGAGAAAAACGTGGAGCGCCTCCGCCAAGCCGGTATCCCCCATTTGGTTCTTTACCCGAAATCGCTCAAAGATATTCCCCGAGATATCCGAACCGTGGGATCTGTTTGTGGAGTAGAAGAAACGGCAGAGAGAACAGCAACGCTCTTTGAGGATCGAATCCGGGAAATCCGGGAGCGCGTCCCGAAGGGTCAACCCCGACCGCGCCTGTATTGGGAATGGTGGCCCAAACCGGTATTTACACCAGGCGGACGCAACTGGCTGACCGATGTCAGCGAGATCGTCGGTGGGATCAACATTTTCGGCGATGTCGACCGGGAATCGGTCCAGACAGACTGGGAAACGGTAGCTGCCCGGGAACCCGACTATACCCTGATTGTGTGGACCGGCGTACGAACGGACCGCATCCGCAAACAACTTATCACCAACCGACCGGCATTCAGGGGAAAACGGTTTGCACGGGAAGACCGCGTCCACATTTTGGATGAGGGCTGGTACTGCCGCCCCTCCCCGCGACTGCTAACCGGCATTCAACACTTGGCGCATATTCTGTATCCCGACCGTTTCACCGCTCCGGACCCCGACCGTCCGCTGGCCCCCATTGCCGTTCAGCCATAA
- a CDS encoding TerC family protein, with protein MEFVSALLAIIMIDLLLAGDNALVIGLAARQLPKDQQKKAIFWGTFGAIGIRSLATLLVVWLLKIPGLMLVGGLLLVWIAFKLLVEEKEEHHIQAESSLWNAIRTIVIADAAMGLDNVLAVAGVAHGSFLLVILGLLLSVPIMIWGSSLIIKWIDRFPVIVYIGSGVIAWTAGSMLMEEPLIRSWLEDMEWLKWVVSLLVTTGVIALGYWKNKQKNPKSHTQEEQQVGA; from the coding sequence ATGGAATTTGTATCCGCACTGTTGGCCATCATCATGATTGATTTATTGTTGGCGGGGGACAATGCGTTGGTGATCGGACTGGCTGCACGCCAATTGCCGAAAGATCAACAGAAAAAAGCGATATTCTGGGGAACGTTCGGTGCGATCGGTATTCGCTCCTTGGCAACGTTGTTGGTGGTGTGGCTGCTGAAGATACCGGGACTGATGCTGGTCGGCGGATTGTTGCTCGTATGGATCGCATTCAAATTGCTGGTGGAAGAAAAAGAGGAGCATCACATTCAAGCGGAGTCCAGTTTGTGGAATGCGATTCGTACCATCGTGATCGCTGATGCCGCCATGGGATTGGACAATGTACTGGCGGTAGCCGGAGTGGCGCACGGCAGTTTCCTGCTCGTGATTCTGGGACTCCTACTGAGCGTCCCAATCATGATTTGGGGGAGTTCTCTCATCATCAAATGGATCGATCGTTTTCCCGTGATTGTGTATATCGGTTCCGGGGTGATCGCTTGGACGGCAGGGTCCATGCTGATGGAAGAACCGCTTATCCGGAGTTGGTTGGAGGACATGGAGTGGTTGAAATGGGTGGTCAGCCTGTTGGTCACGACGGGTGTAATCGCTCTGGGGTATTGGAAAAACAAGCAAAAAAATCCAAAAAGCCACACGCAGGAGGAGCAGCAAGTGGGGGCTTGA
- a CDS encoding GNAT family N-acetyltransferase, giving the protein MAMKTETVGKKVERPFRERRLYCTKDGQWVTLRPARESDAAEITKRMARVVKEGVYLEEDPDTMPSGVENQKEIRDIQKDGGMYTVAEVNGKIAGVAILKRGSMEMSRHTAKFRTWLAPGFRGMGLGKKLMEYTIAWAKAHGLEKINLDVFSNNQRAIKLYKKYGFRKEGHLHKQYVLKGEYVDEIYMSLFI; this is encoded by the coding sequence ATGGCGATGAAAACGGAAACCGTAGGCAAGAAAGTGGAACGACCCTTTCGGGAACGGCGTTTGTACTGCACGAAGGACGGACAATGGGTCACCCTCCGTCCGGCTCGGGAAAGCGACGCAGCGGAGATCACCAAACGGATGGCACGTGTCGTGAAGGAAGGTGTCTATCTGGAAGAAGATCCGGATACGATGCCGTCCGGTGTGGAGAACCAGAAGGAGATTCGCGACATCCAGAAGGACGGCGGCATGTATACCGTGGCCGAGGTGAACGGAAAGATCGCCGGCGTCGCCATTTTGAAGCGCGGATCGATGGAGATGAGCCGGCACACAGCCAAATTCCGCACTTGGCTGGCACCGGGCTTTCGTGGAATGGGACTGGGGAAAAAACTGATGGAATATACCATTGCATGGGCCAAAGCGCACGGCTTGGAAAAAATCAATCTGGATGTGTTTTCAAACAATCAGCGGGCGATTAAGCTGTACAAAAAGTACGGTTTTCGTAAAGAGGGTCATTTGCACAAACAATATGTGCTGAAAGGTGAATATGTGGACGAAATCTACATGAGCCTGTTCATTTAA
- a CDS encoding YuiB family protein — MTVSLPQLIVSVPLFFVLFFGIGFILNMILKTTWFPVIAYTGLLIFFIVSKGGLMIVDMIIMFSGLAGAFVSGWAIKTLRVKGYRMF, encoded by the coding sequence ATGACGGTGAGTCTGCCCCAGTTAATTGTGTCTGTGCCACTGTTTTTCGTGCTTTTTTTCGGAATCGGATTCATTTTAAACATGATTTTGAAAACAACCTGGTTTCCGGTGATCGCATATACAGGTTTGCTGATTTTCTTTATCGTCAGCAAAGGCGGACTGATGATCGTGGACATGATCATCATGTTCAGCGGGCTGGCCGGTGCGTTTGTCAGCGGGTGGGCGATCAAGACGCTGCGTGTCAAAGGATACCGCATGTTTTAA
- a CDS encoding DUF4424 family protein, producing MRTYVMLIFLCCSVWAILFPLPVADANGGPTITFPQQNGGLQFDPDSNIRLVSEQVHYTMHEKKPSEVEVRYQLLNESGQAKRFTILFVTPKISFEPQDIVKRLQAMHHFEVTVNGQPLSLQPAMAVMIRNWRAKIVDPVRDPIDNRPLSGNAGTQTALNGIKIPLQIRQGEALTVHFRYTPFGGYYNRDVVYPVFSQWYMLTPAAFWSGEPSVHLRVTMPSHYVLHSNIPLKQTGSGRYEAKLNRLPEKEWVLSYAKPEGLWWGTNRLWLNNVIWITVIWGIAWLILRWGMRSHRALPYLAYLVPLSLGPWQIRKIMGYPLDPIMLPLCYAFLLAVVFFLHRIMRSRLSQRQLNQNKIPFHS from the coding sequence ATGCGAACGTATGTGATGCTCATCTTCCTTTGTTGTTCCGTTTGGGCCATCCTTTTTCCCTTACCCGTCGCCGATGCAAACGGTGGTCCCACCATCACTTTCCCCCAGCAAAACGGTGGTTTACAGTTTGATCCGGATTCCAACATCCGCCTTGTTTCCGAACAAGTCCATTATACTATGCATGAGAAGAAACCGTCAGAGGTAGAAGTGCGGTACCAACTGCTGAATGAAAGCGGTCAAGCAAAACGGTTCACGATTTTGTTCGTCACACCCAAGATCAGTTTTGAGCCGCAGGACATCGTGAAACGTCTTCAGGCCATGCATCATTTCGAGGTGACAGTGAACGGACAACCTCTGTCTCTACAACCGGCGATGGCCGTGATGATTCGTAACTGGCGGGCAAAGATCGTCGATCCGGTTCGCGATCCCATCGACAACCGGCCCCTGTCCGGAAATGCCGGAACCCAAACGGCGCTGAACGGCATCAAAATCCCACTACAGATCCGACAGGGTGAAGCCCTCACCGTCCATTTCCGTTACACGCCTTTCGGCGGATATTACAACCGGGATGTCGTTTACCCTGTCTTTTCGCAATGGTACATGCTCACCCCGGCGGCCTTCTGGTCTGGTGAACCGTCGGTCCACTTGCGTGTGACCATGCCGTCCCACTATGTCCTCCACTCCAACATTCCGCTGAAACAGACCGGGAGCGGCCGATACGAAGCGAAATTGAACCGTTTGCCGGAAAAGGAATGGGTATTGTCCTACGCTAAACCCGAAGGATTGTGGTGGGGCACCAACCGATTATGGCTGAACAATGTCATATGGATCACCGTCATCTGGGGAATAGCGTGGCTGATCCTGCGATGGGGGATGCGAAGTCATCGGGCCCTCCCGTATCTCGCCTATCTGGTTCCCTTGTCGCTGGGACCTTGGCAAATCCGTAAAATCATGGGGTATCCGTTGGACCCCATCATGCTCCCGCTATGCTATGCATTCCTATTGGCTGTTGTGTTTTTCCTGCATCGAATAATGCGCTCCCGTCTCTCACAACGTCAGTTGAATCAGAACAAAATTCCCTTTCATTCCTGA
- a CDS encoding DinB family protein, which produces MYTLFRYNWQVRDEWFQLCDTLPHEELMRPRTGGLGCILRTLFHIVDVEYSWILFLQGKPDFEETFEQHATLASVKRLSESFRPEVERFLQMWSNEMETRTLQITGRSGQLSTFTHGEILRHVIAHEIHHVGQLSVWARELNLTPPSANVIGRKLMEREQGLT; this is translated from the coding sequence GTGTACACTTTGTTTCGATACAACTGGCAGGTTCGGGACGAATGGTTTCAACTGTGCGATACTTTGCCTCATGAGGAATTGATGCGTCCGCGTACCGGCGGGTTGGGCTGTATCCTGCGCACCTTGTTTCACATCGTGGATGTGGAATACAGTTGGATCCTCTTTCTTCAGGGAAAACCGGATTTTGAGGAAACGTTTGAACAGCATGCCACACTCGCATCCGTCAAACGTTTGTCCGAATCCTTTCGGCCTGAAGTGGAACGTTTTCTACAGATGTGGTCGAATGAAATGGAAACCCGCACCTTGCAGATCACAGGACGGAGCGGGCAACTGTCCACATTTACTCACGGAGAAATCCTGCGGCACGTCATCGCTCACGAAATCCACCATGTCGGCCAACTTTCCGTCTGGGCGCGGGAATTGAATCTGACTCCGCCGTCAGCCAACGTGATCGGCAGAAAACTGATGGAGCGAGAACAAGGCTTGACCTGA
- a CDS encoding MFS transporter, with the protein MNPKPGVTPKQVQSVGTKAPADGAASKKAVLVGTFGNIMEWYDWAVYGYFAPVISKLFFPAADRIASLLMTFAVFAIGFVVRPLGAMFFGSVSDRLGRKTSLMFTVFLMGLATFMIGVLPTYAQIGIWAPVLLILARLLQGLSAGGEWGSSTSFIVEYAPRGKRGLAGSWLEFGSGVSLLLGSLIAALLNSTLSEQDLYSWGWRLPFIGGVLVGIVGWYLRVRMKDTPFFEGLKQADKVPERPLIDAFRKYPLQLLKTIGFTMHWTVSYYLLLTYMPTYLSEVLKLPFSTSLIVNSVMLAFFSLLIPLVGWLSDRYGRKPLLLGSSIGLAVTVYSLFHLMDDGMIMLLVSQLLLAIFCALYNGPAPTTLAELFPTQVRASALSVGYNVAVATFGGTAPFIATYLVSLTHNPLAPTFYVIGSALVTTLVLLRIKETYQTELE; encoded by the coding sequence ATGAACCCGAAACCGGGGGTGACACCGAAGCAGGTGCAATCGGTGGGAACCAAGGCACCCGCCGACGGTGCAGCTTCGAAAAAGGCTGTGCTGGTAGGAACGTTCGGGAATATCATGGAGTGGTACGACTGGGCAGTATACGGATATTTTGCGCCGGTGATCAGTAAGCTGTTCTTTCCCGCCGCCGACCGGATCGCCTCGCTGTTGATGACATTTGCCGTGTTTGCCATCGGGTTTGTCGTTCGACCGTTGGGGGCGATGTTTTTCGGATCGGTCAGTGATCGGTTGGGTCGAAAAACTTCGCTGATGTTCACCGTTTTTTTGATGGGGTTGGCCACCTTCATGATCGGCGTGTTGCCGACCTATGCGCAAATCGGGATCTGGGCGCCGGTGTTGCTGATCTTGGCCCGACTGCTTCAAGGTTTGTCTGCCGGAGGAGAATGGGGCAGCAGCACGTCGTTCATTGTCGAGTATGCCCCGCGGGGTAAGCGTGGTTTGGCTGGCAGTTGGCTGGAATTTGGTTCGGGTGTATCGCTGTTGCTCGGCTCCCTGATCGCTGCCTTGCTCAATTCAACGTTGTCCGAGCAGGATCTCTACAGCTGGGGTTGGCGCTTGCCGTTTATCGGCGGTGTGCTTGTTGGCATAGTCGGTTGGTACTTGCGGGTGAGAATGAAGGATACCCCGTTTTTTGAAGGGTTGAAACAAGCGGACAAAGTGCCGGAGCGTCCCCTGATCGATGCTTTTCGCAAATATCCCCTTCAACTGCTGAAAACGATCGGGTTTACGATGCATTGGACCGTTTCGTACTACCTGCTGCTCACCTACATGCCCACCTATCTGTCTGAAGTGTTGAAACTGCCTTTTTCCACCAGTTTGATCGTGAACTCGGTCATGTTGGCCTTCTTCAGCCTGTTGATTCCGCTGGTGGGTTGGCTGTCTGACCGATACGGACGCAAACCGCTGTTGCTCGGGTCGTCCATTGGATTGGCGGTGACGGTGTATTCACTGTTTCACCTGATGGATGACGGTATGATCATGCTATTGGTCTCGCAACTGTTGTTGGCCATCTTTTGCGCGTTGTACAACGGACCCGCCCCGACCACACTGGCGGAGTTGTTTCCGACGCAGGTACGCGCCAGTGCGTTATCGGTGGGCTACAACGTGGCTGTTGCCACTTTTGGCGGTACAGCACCGTTTATCGCCACTTATCTTGTTTCGCTCACCCATAACCCATTGGCACCCACCTTTTACGTCATCGGTTCCGCCCTGGTGACGACGCTGGTTTTGTTGCGGATCAAAGAAACCTATCAGACAGAGTTGGAATAA
- a CDS encoding gamma-glutamylcyclotransferase family protein, whose translation MHRLPFFVYGSLRPGNIHYDRLLKGKTVNETPARVRGFLYTHVSLPWPCLVPGDGEVKGELIHIAPDVYDSVMVALDDWEDYDPRDEAGSLYLRKVVTAITADGREEQAWCYFWNGSERELGERVEDGDWSKRYV comes from the coding sequence ATGCATAGATTGCCTTTCTTTGTGTACGGTTCTCTACGTCCGGGAAATATCCATTATGACCGGTTGTTGAAAGGGAAAACAGTGAATGAAACACCGGCCCGTGTACGAGGTTTCCTCTATACACATGTTTCGCTTCCCTGGCCCTGCCTGGTACCGGGAGACGGCGAGGTGAAGGGAGAGTTGATCCACATCGCACCGGATGTATACGACAGTGTGATGGTTGCGCTGGATGATTGGGAGGATTATGATCCTCGCGACGAGGCCGGCAGTCTGTATCTGCGAAAAGTCGTTACCGCTATAACGGCTGATGGTAGAGAGGAACAGGCGTGGTGCTATTTTTGGAACGGAAGCGAGAGGGAGTTGGGGGAACGAGTGGAAGACGGTGATTGGTCCAAACGATATGTTTGA